Within the Anaerotignum faecicola genome, the region TTTTTTCTATATATTATGAAAAACGGGACAAAGTGTGACTGTAAAGCCACAAGACATAAAAAAAGATGCCCTGAATAGAGCATCTCTTTTTCTCGTGTTTATGCGCCGCACATTTCTGGCTCATCTTCCTCCACAATCTTTGTTGCCAGAGGGCGATATTTGCCGCTTTCCCAACGGTGATTCTGGCTGTGAATCCAAAGCATTGCAAGAACAATACCCAGCACGCCCAGAACCAGAGAAGGCAAAACAGGAGAAATATTCGGAATCAGCTTCGGCACACCAAAATACCCCAGCACAATGCCTACGATAAAGCCGATAAAGGGCAGTCCATACATCACGATTACTGCATTAAAAAATGCGTTTTCCTGCAGCTCCAGCTCCACCCAATCGCCTTCCTCTGCATCGCAGAGATTTTTTGCTTCGATATCCATTTCCGTTTTCATCATGCCGGAAAAGCAAGCTCTGCATTCCCCGCAGGCTTCTTTTCTCTGAATTTTTACCATTGCCAGATCGCCTTTTACTTCATGTACGATACCTCTCATACGCGTAACCACCTTTCTATCTCTTTCCCTGCATCCCGCTTTTGCTGAAGGCAGGGCACAGTATATGCTCAAAACTCATTTTATTACTTTTCTAACCTTATCGCATTATACAACAAAATCGTCATAAAAAAAAGTAGTTTTCCGTGGAATTATTGACAAATGTCAGATTTTTTTCTGCGATAGCACCAAAGCACAAAATTTTTGCAAAGCGCACCCAAGGGAACCGCAAACAGCAGCCCCCAGAAGCCGAACATCCGCCCAAAAGCCGCCAGAGAAAGCAGAACCAGAACGGGATGCAACTCCAATTTCTGCCCGACCGCCTTCGGCACAATGAAAATGCTGTCCACCTGCTGTAAGAGAAGAATCAGCACAGACGCAT harbors:
- a CDS encoding SoxR reducing system RseC family protein is translated as MRGIVHEVKGDLAMVKIQRKEACGECRACFSGMMKTEMDIEAKNLCDAEEGDWVELELQENAFFNAVIVMYGLPFIGFIVGIVLGYFGVPKLIPNISPVLPSLVLGVLGIVLAMLWIHSQNHRWESGKYRPLATKIVEEDEPEMCGA